The nucleotide window GATAAAGTGTTGCCTGATTGGATTCATTATCCCACACATTATAAACAGGCGAATACTTTCTTTCATCTTTATTTCCTAAATCGGCAGAAAATGATGCTCTGAATTTAAAATCTTCTAAAAATTTTATTTCAGTAAAAACACTTCCAACAAATCTAAACTCTTCTGCCAAAGAAGTGCCATTAGCAACCCCATCAACATCAAGTAATGGGTTTCCTACCTGAGCTCCACCAATTTCCGAAGGCAATTGATTGTACATGCCTTGTTTTTGATTGTATGGTTCAACTATCGGAGTGGCTTGCAACGTACGTATGAAATCGTGTAACTGAGGTAATTTTGAGTTAGATCCCCCTAGATTTACACCTACTTTTATTGCATCACTTATTTCTAATTCATCATTTACATTGAAGGTAAATCTTTTATAATCTTCATTTTTTATTAGACCTTCATCTTCAGTATAACCGGCACCAACATATAGTTTGTTATGTTCTGTTCCGTTTGTAACGCTAATATTATGAGTAATAATAGTAGCTCCTTTGTTTTCTATGGCATGAATCCAATCGGTATTTGCATTATACAAATTATAATAACCATAAGGAGGTAATCCCTGATTAATTCTTTGTTCATCATACAATTTTTTAAAATTGGACGCATCCGTCAATGAAGGTTCGTTTGTAATATGTTTTATCCCAAGGCTAGTAGAAAAATTGATAGTTGTTTTACCTTCTTTGGCTTTTTTGGTTGTTACAATGATAACTCCGTTTGCTCCACGAGCTCCAAAAATTGCTAAAGACGAAGCGTCTTTCAGGATGTCCATCGACTCTATATCATTTGGGTTGATGAAATCAATGTTATCTGTCCAAAGTCCGTCAACTACATAAAGTGGTTGTGTTTGGTATCTACTGGCTGTACCTCTGATACGTACATCCAATTTTTCACCAGGTTTCCCAGAATCGACAACAGAAAGTCCAGATACTTTACCTTGAATCGAAGCTACAGGATTTGTGTTAGGTTTGTCTGCAACATCTTTCCCCGATACTTTTACACTTGAACCGGTTAAATCTTTCTTTTTGGCTGTTCCATACCCAATAACTACCACTTCTTTTAGTGCAGTATCCTGGGATTCTTTCATTGTAATTGTCATTGGCTTTGCCGTTGCAGGAATAGACACTGCTTCAAAACCAACTAAACTAATTTTTAATATCTGCCCTTCTTTGGCTGCAATACTAAAATTTCCGTCAATATCAGTTTCAGCCGAGACATTACCAGCGACAACAAATGCCCCAGGTATTCCAAGTCCAGTCTGATCCAATACTTTTCCAGTGATTACTTGACCAGACATATAGGCTGGAAGTAGGATGAGTGCTAAAAAGCCGACAATAAAATTTCTCATAGGTTCGTTACACGTTTAAGTTAGTATAGCTAAGTTAATCAAATACAGCGTTTTAGTAATAAAAACACCTCTACTACACAAACACATCAAAAAGCAATACAAAATCATAACAACCTAATTTACAGGTTATTAAATATTATTAGAAGTGCTTTAACAAATTGTAATGATGTAGTCTTGATGTAGTATAATTCAGGAAATGAACTATAAAAGAATTTATTTTTAACAAATAAATACTCTTTTTTACACGGAAAGTAAAAACATACTGAGAGATTCTTCTTGTGCGAGACCTAGCTTTTTTCTCAAACGATAACGGTGTAATTCGACTCCTCTAAAAGAAATATTCATCATAGGCGCAATTTCTTTGGAAGAAAGATTCATTTTCAGATATACGCACAACTTAATATCTTTTGGAGTCAGATTAGGATATTTTTTGGAAAGAGCAATAATAAATTCATTGTTCATCAAACTAAGATTGCTTTCAAAAACTTCCCATTCATGCTTATTAACAGCATTAATTTTGATGGTTTTTTTAATCTCACTCTTCAACTTATTGAGATCTGATTCAGTATCCAAAATATTTTGTATATTTTCAATCATCTCACTTTGCTTGGCGATAGAAAGTGATTTTCCTGCAATTTCCAAAGACTTTGATTGCAATTCTAACTGCAGGATATGCTTTTCATATTCCTGACTGCTTAATTCATTTTCGGCCTTTAATTCCATTTCAAAAATTTCTTTCTGATGTTTCAATTCCTCTTTCTCCAATTCAAGCTTTTGAATGTATTTCATTTTATTCCACATATAATAAAGATACAAGACAAGCCCGATGAAAATCATGTAAATTACAATCATCCAAACCGAAAAATACCATGCTTTGTCTACAACAAACTGAAAGTTGGTTGTTTTATTATAACTTAAACCATCATTACTGTAAATGGTAACTTCATAAGAACCACTGTTTAAGTTATTCAACAGAATCACTCCTTCTTTAATTGGCAAATATTCTTTTATCCCATTAATGGTATAAAATAAATCCGGTTTTTCGGTTCCATAAATACCCGATATTACATCTATCTTCAGCTCTGAATTAAGATTGATTTTAGAATTATTTTCGACCAAATGACCATTATTGAAAGCTTCAATTTTGACAATGGGCTGTTTTTTTATTTCATTTTTAAATTCAAGTGAAATAAATCCATCGTCAAGGTTCAACAAATAATTGTTTCTATCCTTAAAGACTTTCAGATTACCGTTGATGATTTTTCCTTTATAATATTTCTCCTGGATGCTGTTTTTGATAAATTTATTCCCAACAACATTAATATAGTACAAAAATCCATCCTGAAGTACTATGAAATGATTATCATCAATACTCACAACATCAGATACATTTTTAAAATTAGTGTTAAACAATTGATTCAATTCCAATTGATTGGTCATGGAATTATACGTGTACCAGAAGTTGTTTATCAAAAAAAGGATTTCATTTCGAAACTCAAAAATTTTAACTCCAAAGTCGTTAACTATTTTGCAGCGATTGGTTACATTGTCAACTTTGATGGTTTGATGCGCATCATTATATAAAATGCGATACAGTCCCCTATTATTATCTGCAGCCCAAATTTCATTTTTCCTATTTTGGGCTAGATATTTAATTGGTTTCTGAATCCCGCCTATAATTTTTATTTTATTTAAATCATTAAAATCATCGTAGATAACTATTCCACTGTAAGTTGCCTGCAAATACGAATTATCAATACTGCTTTTGGTCAAATTCCAGCCTCCGTTAATATCGCTTAATTTACTTAGAAGTCCATTTTTATAAACATAAGTCCCTTCGTTGTGACCAATGATGTACTGGTCTTTTATTTTACTGATATTCCAAGCCTGTCCTTGTGTATTTGGAATTAATGATAATTCTTTGTCTACGAATTTAAAAATGCCATGATTCGTTGCCATCAAATAGCCATTAGGAATACTCGCGACAGAATACACCGATCCTAAAATACCTGAACTATCAAAGAATATTGATATTGGAGAATTAACCTCAATGTGGGCAATTCCATTGTCAAGTCCCAGCCACAAATCGTTGTTTTTATCCTGACCAATACTCAAAACAGAATTATTCATCAGGACATTGTTCCGATTGATATTTTTATAGGAACCGTCATTCAAATCTAGGATATATGCGCCTTTATTAGCAGTTCCTATGATCAGTTGATTGTTTTTGATAAATTGAGCGACATTAATATTTGCCAATTTCAATAATTCGTTCAGTTTGTTTTCCCAAACACTTAATTTGTTATTTTCAAAAACAAAAACACCATTTTTTTGGGTAAAAAAATAAATTTTATTCTGATGTTTTTGAATAGAATGCACCACTTTATTTTCCAAAAGTGACAGTCCTTCTTCCTTTTCAATTCCAGAATCTGTCCATTGATAAATTCCATTTTTGACAGTTGCAATCAAGAGCTGATTATCAACTACAAAACAATATGAGATTAAAAAAGGGAGTTTTTTTTCTGTTATAACTTTACCGTCAAAAACAAAAATGCTATTAAAAGATTGGAAGTAAATCTTACCATTAAACTTAAAAATCTTCCAAATTTCATCATTATTATTAGTATCAAAAACCTTCTTGCCCTTTGTTATTGAAACATAATGCATCTTTGCGTTTTTGCGATACCAATAGCCAAATTCCTGATAAGAACCCGAATAAATTCGGTCGCCATCAACCAGTATAGAGCGAATTACAGTTTTGTTAGGAAGTGTATATTTTCCCCATTTTACACCATCGTATCGCAGCAAATAATAATTATTGGCAAAATACATGGCATCGTCATTTCCTTGAACCACGTTCCAAATTTGATTATCACCCTGATAATTTGATTTACTATAATTTTCTACAAAGGGAAGCAACTCTTGAGCATATAGTTGCAATGAAATAAAACCTAAAAAAAAGATGTAGAGGAGTTTCGCTTTCAAATCTTTATGTTTTTTATCAAATATAACTAGATTTATTCAATAAAATTAACAAAAAAAGCTTCTGTTTCCAGAAGCTTTTTTTAATGAAATGATTTTTCTTTTAATTTAATAACAAATCATACACTTGATTTGCTATTTCCAGTTCTTCATTTGTTGGGATAACCAAAATTTTTGTTTTCGCATCAGCTGTATTGATTTCTCTGATTTCTTTGGAACGAATTTGGTTTTTCTCCTTATCCAATTGCAATCCGAAATAATCCATTTCAGTACAAACCAATTCTCTGATTTCTGCTGAATTTTCACCAATTCCGGCGGTAAAAATAATCGCATCCAAACCGTTTAATGCCGAAGTATAAGAACCAATATATTTTTTGATTCGGTAAGTGTTCATCGCCAAAGCCAATTGACAATCTTTGTTACCATCTGCAGCATTAGCCTGAATATCTCTCAAATCACTAAAACCTGTCAATCCAAGCATACCGCTTTGTTTTTGCAATAAAGCGTTCACTTCATCTGCCGAATAATTTAGTGTTTTAATCAAATGAAAAATAACAGAAGGATCGATATCACCACTTCTTGTTCCCATTACCAATCCGCTAACCGGAGTGAATCCCATTGAAGTTTCAATACATTTTCCATCTTTTACGGCAGTGATACTACAACCATTGCCCAAGTGGATAGAAATAATGTTTTTATGTGGCTTGTTCGCTGCTTTCAAATACTCAATTGCCTTTGTGGAAACATACTTATGTGATGTTCCGTGAAAACCATAAGCTCTAATTTTGTGTTCAGTCAACAAATAATTAGGAATAGCATATTTATAAGCTTCTACGGGCATTGTTTGATGAAAAGCAGTATCAAAAACTGCAATTTGTTTGGCTGATGTAAAAATTTCTTCAGCAACATTTATACCTTCCAAATTTGCTGGATTGTGCAAAGGTGCCAAATCACACAATTGTCTGATTTTTTCCTTCACTTCGGCAGTAATCAATGTTGTATCCGAAAAAGTGCTTCCTCCGTGTACAACTCTATGTCCCACAGCATCAATGTCCGAAGTACTTTTTATAACTCCCACGGTGCCGTCCATCAGCAATTGAGAAATCTTTTGCAATCCCACTTTATGATTGGCTATTGGTAATGTTTCTTCCACCTTTACCGAATTGGTCGCATAAGTAAAATTTGAAGATTCCAATCCAATTCTGTCAATCATTCCGTTACAAATTACTTCATTTGAAGGCATATCAATCAATTGATATTTAATTGAGGAACTTCCCGAGTTTATAATAATTATTTTCATTTAAATATATTTAAGGATTAAAAGATTGAAGGATTAAAAAATTAATTTTTAAATTATTAAATATTTCAATCTTTAAATTAAAAAGTTAAAATTCTTGTGCCTGAATAGCTGTAATTACAACAGTATTAATGATGTCATCAATAGTACAACCACGGCTTAAGTCATTTACAGGTTTGTTCAACCCTTGCAACATTGGTCCGATTGCAAGTGCTCCTGTTTCCCTTTGTACTGCTTTATAAGTATTGTTTCCTGTATTCAAATCAGGGAAAATCAATACACTGGCTCTACCTGCCACTTCGGAATTTGGCATTTTACTTTGTCCTACTTCCAAGTCAACAGCAGCGTCGTATTGTATTGGTCCTTCGATTTTAAGATCAGGACGTTTTTGTTTCACAATTTCGGTAGCAGTTCTTACTTTTTCAACCTCATCTCCTTTTCCAGACGTTCCTGAAGAGTAAGACAACATGGCAATTTTTGGTTCAATTCCAAAAGAAATACTCGAATCTGCAGATGAAATTGCAATTTCTGCCAATTGTTCTGCAGTAGGATTTGGGTTGATAGCACAATCTCCAAAAACAGAAACACGGTCTTCCAGACACATAAAGAACACAGAAGAAACTACAGATGAATTTGGTTTTGTTTTAATGAACTGTAATGCCGGTAAAATAGTGTGTTGCGTTGTATGTGCTGCACCAGATACCATTCCGTCTGCATGTCCTTTGTACACCATCATGGTTCCAAAATAAGATACATCGGCCATTACATCTCTTGCCATTGCAGGTGTCACATTTTTAGCTTTTCGCAACTCATAATAGGTGTTTGCATAATCCTCAAAATTTTCAGACTCTGCAGGATCAATGATTGGCACTTTGTTAAAATCAAAATCCAAACCTAGTTCGGCTACTTTACTTTCGATTTGTTTTTTGTTTCCAATAATGGTAATATCAACTACATCCATTGCCAACAAACGAGAAGCTGCGATGATAATTCTTTCATCACTTCCTTCTGGCAGAACAATATGTTTTCTATGCGCTTTGGCTCTTTTAACCATATTGTATTGGAACATTTTTGGAGTCATTCCTTCTGCCTCAAATGCATTGAACTTATCGATTAATGCATCCAAATCAACATACTTATCGAATGTATTTATAGATGTTTCAATTTTTTGAACGTTTTTGGCATAAATCTTAGGCTTAATATTCCCTATTTCATTGGCAATATGATAAGTACCTCTTTCAACCGTGATAATTGGAACTACAGCCGAAAGACCTTCGATTAATTTCAAAATACTTTCCTCTGGGATTATGTTTCCAGTCAAAACAATTCCCGAAACTGTTGGATAGTTAGCAGATTCATTTGCCTGTAATGCCCCAAGAATAATATCGGCTCTGTCCCCCGGAACAATAACAAGTGCATTTTCTTTTAGATGCAACAAATAATTTCGCAACTGCATAGCAC belongs to Flavobacterium gilvum and includes:
- a CDS encoding acetate/propionate family kinase; the encoded protein is MKIIIINSGSSSIKYQLIDMPSNEVICNGMIDRIGLESSNFTYATNSVKVEETLPIANHKVGLQKISQLLMDGTVGVIKSTSDIDAVGHRVVHGGSTFSDTTLITAEVKEKIRQLCDLAPLHNPANLEGINVAEEIFTSAKQIAVFDTAFHQTMPVEAYKYAIPNYLLTEHKIRAYGFHGTSHKYVSTKAIEYLKAANKPHKNIISIHLGNGCSITAVKDGKCIETSMGFTPVSGLVMGTRSGDIDPSVIFHLIKTLNYSADEVNALLQKQSGMLGLTGFSDLRDIQANAADGNKDCQLALAMNTYRIKKYIGSYTSALNGLDAIIFTAGIGENSAEIRELVCTEMDYFGLQLDKEKNQIRSKEIREINTADAKTKILVIPTNEELEIANQVYDLLLN
- the pta gene encoding phosphate acetyltransferase, with protein sequence MKKAIYIATIEENCGKTIITLGLLRMLLGRTAKVGYFRPVIEDYEDGKKDTHIDMVISYFDLDIKYEDAYAINKSKLIKKKNNGKLGEVVDLIIEKYKKLEERFDFILVEGTSFTGEGTVIELDMNVLIAKNLGVPTIVVGSGEGKTLEELIDNLNLAYNSFKLKEVEVLAVIANKVQPQNLELVTTSLQNSLPSSVLVNSIPLIGSLNNPTIQEIIEVLDAKVLFGQEYLNNQVANYSIGAMQLRNYLLHLKENALVIVPGDRADIILGALQANESANYPTVSGIVLTGNIIPEESILKLIEGLSAVVPIITVERGTYHIANEIGNIKPKIYAKNVQKIETSINTFDKYVDLDALIDKFNAFEAEGMTPKMFQYNMVKRAKAHRKHIVLPEGSDERIIIAASRLLAMDVVDITIIGNKKQIESKVAELGLDFDFNKVPIIDPAESENFEDYANTYYELRKAKNVTPAMARDVMADVSYFGTMMVYKGHADGMVSGAAHTTQHTILPALQFIKTKPNSSVVSSVFFMCLEDRVSVFGDCAINPNPTAEQLAEIAISSADSSISFGIEPKIAMLSYSSGTSGKGDEVEKVRTATEIVKQKRPDLKIEGPIQYDAAVDLEVGQSKMPNSEVAGRASVLIFPDLNTGNNTYKAVQRETGALAIGPMLQGLNKPVNDLSRGCTIDDIINTVVITAIQAQEF
- a CDS encoding helix-turn-helix and ligand-binding sensor domain-containing protein, which gives rise to MKAKLLYIFFLGFISLQLYAQELLPFVENYSKSNYQGDNQIWNVVQGNDDAMYFANNYYLLRYDGVKWGKYTLPNKTVIRSILVDGDRIYSGSYQEFGYWYRKNAKMHYVSITKGKKVFDTNNNDEIWKIFKFNGKIYFQSFNSIFVFDGKVITEKKLPFLISYCFVVDNQLLIATVKNGIYQWTDSGIEKEEGLSLLENKVVHSIQKHQNKIYFFTQKNGVFVFENNKLSVWENKLNELLKLANINVAQFIKNNQLIIGTANKGAYILDLNDGSYKNINRNNVLMNNSVLSIGQDKNNDLWLGLDNGIAHIEVNSPISIFFDSSGILGSVYSVASIPNGYLMATNHGIFKFVDKELSLIPNTQGQAWNISKIKDQYIIGHNEGTYVYKNGLLSKLSDINGGWNLTKSSIDNSYLQATYSGIVIYDDFNDLNKIKIIGGIQKPIKYLAQNRKNEIWAADNNRGLYRILYNDAHQTIKVDNVTNRCKIVNDFGVKIFEFRNEILFLINNFWYTYNSMTNQLELNQLFNTNFKNVSDVVSIDDNHFIVLQDGFLYYINVVGNKFIKNSIQEKYYKGKIINGNLKVFKDRNNYLLNLDDGFISLEFKNEIKKQPIVKIEAFNNGHLVENNSKINLNSELKIDVISGIYGTEKPDLFYTINGIKEYLPIKEGVILLNNLNSGSYEVTIYSNDGLSYNKTTNFQFVVDKAWYFSVWMIVIYMIFIGLVLYLYYMWNKMKYIQKLELEKEELKHQKEIFEMELKAENELSSQEYEKHILQLELQSKSLEIAGKSLSIAKQSEMIENIQNILDTESDLNKLKSEIKKTIKINAVNKHEWEVFESNLSLMNNEFIIALSKKYPNLTPKDIKLCVYLKMNLSSKEIAPMMNISFRGVELHRYRLRKKLGLAQEESLSMFLLSV